The Oleiphilus messinensis DNA segment GCCTCCCGCAATGCTTCGCTATTATTGACCTGATAGTTACCCGAAATTTCGATGGCGCGAGTAACGTTGTTTTTACTGAAGTACCACTCCCTTACGTCCTGCGAATACGAGAAAGCGAGACAGTTATGTTGCTTGAGATCCTCAAGGCGGACAGGTATACCGTTTGCACTCAGGTACTCCGGTGAGGCACAGAGGATATTCCTTAAATAAGTCAACTTTTTTGCCACCAGGCTGGAATCCTTTAAATCCCCCAACCGGACAGCAAGATCAAAGCCATCACCGATCAAGTCAGTAAACTTATCATCCAGCACCAATTCAAGACTGATCTTCGGATATCTCCGAAGAAATTCAGGCACAATCGGCGCGATATACATCCGCCCGAACGACATCGGAATACTGATACGCAAGCGCCCTTGGGGATCACCTTGAAGCTGCGCGACCGCATCCTCAGCATCTTGAGCAGCCTGACTGGCGATTCGGGCATGGTGATAAAAGTATTCACCGGCTTCCGTAAGGCTCAATTTACGCGTCGTTCGGTGTAACAACTTCACACCGAGATGCTCCTCCAACTGCGTGATGCGCTTGCTCACTGCAGACTTTGAAATGCCTAATTTGATTGCTGCGGGCGAGAAGCCGCCCATTTCAATTACCGTCACAAATACCGGGTACGCGCCGAAACTATCCATATCAATTGTCTACTTTTACTCAACAGTATTTATCCATTATTACGGATTATTAGACAAACAGAAACAGAGTAAGCTACTTCACATTCATTCTGCAATCATAGAAGAGTCACTCATGGCAACGCTTACGAAAGATGCTATTGGCAGCACAAGAGATTCCACACAAAAATCCTCCCCTAACTTGATCATACACGGGCTGATGGTGCTGGTTATTGTACTTGTCGCCACATCCTTTCCAATCGGAGCGGCAATCACACACGGACTGCCGCCCGATGTTATGATGATGCTGCGATTCTTTACGGCAGCTGCGCTGTTTGCCCCCTTCGTGCTGCTTCAGCATGGCCTTCAACTACCATCAGGAAAGTCGCTGTTTGGCTACAGCATGTTGAGTATACCTCTGGTGACCTGTTTCTGGACCATGTTCGAAGCCTTAAGATACACCACCGCGGTAAACACTGGCGCCATATACACCCTGGTTCCTGCAATAACCGCTATTTTTGCCTTTTTCCTGAATAACGAGAGAGCCAGTCGGCGACGGTCGATCGGTCTGCTGCTCGGAACGACTGGCGCACTTTGGATCGTATTCCGGGGCAATTTGGCAGCCCTTATCGGACTGGATCTAAACTACGGTGACCTTATATTTATGGGCGGCATCACCTGTATGAGTTTTTACAGCTCCATGATCAAACACGTTTATCGAGGCGAACCCATGGTCGTGATGACGTTCTGGGTGATTTTAACCGGTGGAATTTGGCTGTTATGCTTGTCCGCAAACACGCTAAGCGAGATTGAGTGGTCGGCGGTAGATCCAAAAGTCTACGGCGGTATTCTGTACCTCTCGGTATTTACAACCTTGACAACATTCTTTCTCATACAATACGGAACGGTTAAAATCGGTCCGACCAAAGTTGCTGCATACGGATTTCTGAATCCAATATTCGTGTTATTGATGACCACGCTGCTTGGGACCCATCAATTTACCTGGGCCTACGTGCCCGGTGTTGTATTGGTAGTCTTGGCAATGGGGCTAATTCAGACAGAGGGATCGACTCAATAAAACGGCCACTGGTGTCTGGCGTCACAGACCGGTAGCATCGAATGGCAGAGCCTCGACCAGATAATCAATAAACGCCCGAAGTGCAGGCCGTTCATATTTATCCTGCAGGTAAACCGCATTGATACCGAACTGGGGGGACTCCGTCACACTGACCTTCCAGTCCGGGAAAATCTGCTGTAACCGACCATCCTGCAAACCATCGGCGACCATCCAGCTCAGCAACGCGGTGATGCCGAGTCCCTCACAGGCTGCCCGGTACAGCGGATCACCGCCTACGGCCATTAAATTTCCAGCAACCGGCACTTTCAACGTATGCCGCTCCTGAGCGAAGTACCAGTGAGTGGTCTGGCGTTGCCGGTCCAGTGTGAGACAATTATGGCCTTTAAGCTCCGCAGGATGTTGAGGTATACCTTGTCGCTTCAAGTAATCAGGTGATGCGACGACAATTGACTCGCCGCACACCAGCGGTCTTGCGCGCAAATTTGAATCCTGTAGAACGCCGGTCCGGATCGCAAGATCAACATTTTCCCGATGCAAGTCCACCATACGGTTGCTGATATCGAGAGCAATTTTCACTTTCGGGTAGCGGGTTAAAAAAGCGGGTACCAGCGGCGTGATATAACGGTGACCGAAACTTTCAAAAACCGAAATACGCAACAGTCCGCAGGGTTCCTGATGGCCTTGGCACAACTCTCCCTGAGCCTGTTGCCAGGCCGCCACCATGGCTTGCCCATGGGGAATCAGTTTCTGTCCGGCCTCGGTTACCGTCACGGTGTGAGTAGTACGGTGCAATAGCGTTGCACTGAATTCACGTTCAAGTTTATCAATCTGGCGACTGATACTGGACGGTGCCATCCCCAGAACTCGGCCTGCAGCAGAAAAACTGCCGGACTCCAGAACCTGCAACCAGACCACAATGGCTTCATACATGGCCTACCCCTTTCATTAGCTTTGCAGTTTATGCAAAACAAGTTTGCATAAATGACTACTTCCAACGCTTTTCGAAAAGAGTAAAGTAACTTCACTCAAACAGCAAATCGATTCAGGAGACTCTCAATGCGGACTTTGGAAGCCATTGCTCAACGTCGCTCAATTAAACATTTCCAGCCCAACCAGGCGATGCCGGAACAGGATGTACAGCAACTCCTGAATGCGGCGCAACAGGCCCCGACCTCGTTCAACATTCAACATGGCCGGATTATCCGGGTGACGGACCCGGCACTCCGGATCAAACTACAGGAAGCCGCCTGGGGGCAGGCTCAAGTTACAGAGGCAAGTGAACTCTGGGCGCTTTGTGCAGACGTTGATGCCTGGAAAAAAGCCCCGCAACGGTACTGGCAAACCGTTGATGCCGACAAGCAACAATTTATTGTCAATATGCTTACGGACTTCTACAGCGGGAAAGAACAACTGCAGCGCGACGAAGCCATTCGCTCCTGCGGCATCATCGGTCAAACTGTTATGCTGGCAGCCAAGGATCTGGGTTACGACAGCTGCCCTATGATCGGGTTTGATGCCGATGCGGTCGCAGATCTGATTCAGCTGCCTGAGGATCATGTCGTCGGGATGCTGATTGCCATCGGTACAGCATCGGAATCGGCATGGCCAAGAGGCGGTTTCATACCACAGGATGAAGTGGTCTTTGAAAACACCTTTTGACCCGCAAAAAGCTTAAAGCGAACCACCCACATCCAGCTCAATGGCACGATCAAGAGTCGCAAGAAACGCTTCCCGTGCCTTGAGCTTGGTGCCCTTGTGAGCACGCATGTCCAGTTGGCTCAGTTGCTGGGCTAAAGCCGTTGCGGTGGCCAGCACCTGATCTTCCGGAACAACCTTGTCGAGGAATCCTGCAGCAACTGCACCTTTGGGATCAAACATCTCCGCACAGATCACAGACCGATTGAAATAGGCATCCGGTAAACGGGCTCGGGCCAATTCAACACCGGCATGATGCATCACCATACCAATCGCCACTTCATTCAGGCCAATCTTGTATGGCCCTTCCGCGCCAATACGAACATCCGCAGACAACAGAATAAATGCGCCCTTCGCTACCGCATGGCCGGTACAGGCCACCACCACCGGTGTGGGGAACGAGAGTAAACGGCGTGATAGCGTTGACCCTTTTTTAACCAGAGCCATGGCCGCTTCCATGCTTTCTTTCATCACGGTCAAATCATATCCGCCGGATAATATGCCGGGTTGTCCAGTAATCACAACCACAGCCTGATCTTGTTCCGCCTGATCCAGAGCCGCATTGAAGTCATCGATCAGTTGATGGGAAAAAGCATTCACTTTGCCGTTGTGCAACGTAATGGTGGCTACTTTATTCTGCACTGTATAGGTCAGTAAGTCGCTCATGTTGAGTATGTCCTCTGAATCTGTTTTATATTCAAACGCCGTAGCATACCAGAATTGAGAGGCACTGTGACGGAATTAACAAATTCCATTTCGTCATCCCTATTCCTTGAAAAACAATCCTTCTCTCTCGATGAATCTGTACAAATAATGCTCTATTATTCTAGTAGATTCCGAGCAATTAAATTCTGCTAACCGGGGGCGAATATGAAAACCTATGCACTACACACTCTGTTGTTAAGCTGCAGTGTACTATTCGCCGATATTTCCCATGCGGAAAAACCCGTCACCCCCTGTGAAACCCTTCGCGTCACCGGCAACCCGGACTATCCTCCAGCCCTGTGGCGCTCGAAAAAAGACCCCAAAAAACTGATCGGTATCGCGGTGGAGGTGCTTTCAGAGGCTTTGGCACCGGAGCATATTGAAGTCAAATCCCTGCATGTTGGTGCGTGGTCCCGATCTCAGGAGCAAGCCCGATCCGGAGCCATTGATATGTTAACCGGGGCATTTATCACCGATGAGCGCCAAACTTACATGGATTATGTCAAACCACCGTTTATGGAAATGCCAAGTGTTATCTGGGTAAAACAGAATACGGCGTTCAAATTCGACGGGTGGTCCGATCTCAAAGGTAAACTGGGGGTGACACTGATCAACAACAGCTTCGGGCAAAAATTTGACCAGTTTGCAGCCGAACACCTGGAAATTACGGGCGTGCGAACCGCGGAACAAGTGTTTCGTCTGGTAGGGTTGGGGCGGATGGATTACGGGCTCTATGAGTTGTATCAAGGTAAAGCCATAGCCCAGGTCTCGGACGCGATGAAAGGCGTTCGCCATCTCGACCCGCCGGTCAGTTCGGAAGGTTTGTACTACGCGCTGTCCAAATCATCCGTTTGCAACACACCTAAACTTCGATTTTATCTGAACCGTAAAATTGCCGAACTTGTAGAAGCGGGCCTGCCAACCAAGCTGGAGGCGAAATATCTGGAACTCTGGAAACAGGAGAGCCTCAAATAACGGCAGCCTCAATCTATCGACCTTATTCGGGGGCATCTGGCTGGTTCTCCGGCAACGCACGGCTGAATGCCTCATGCTGCAAACAGGATTCATAGATTTGGTTTATCCGAGGGTAAGTCTCCATGCTACATTTAAACCGGTGAGCGTTGTATGCCTGGGGTACCAACATGATATCAGCCAGAGTCGGATCCGGCCCAAAACAATAGGATCCCAGGCCGATAAAAGGTTGCAGAGTTTCCTCCAATGCCCGAAAACCGGTCGCAATCCAGTGTTCATACCAGGCTTGCTGTTGTTCGGCACTTATTTGCAGCGGGCTCTGCAAATACTGTAATACACTTAAGTTATTCAAGGGGTGGATATCACACGCTATCGCCTGGGCAAAAGCATGCACCTTTGATTTCAACGACAGATCCGCAGGATAGATTGAGGGCTCCGGCGACTGCTCATTTAAATATTCAATGATGGTTAAAGACTGTGTCACAAGTACTGGTGGAGCGTCTCCGCGCCCCGGCTCCAGCACCTCCAGTACCGGCACGCGCTCCTGCGGATTAAGGCTATGAAAAGCAGCCTGATGCTGCTCGCCCCCATCACGGACAAGATGTACACTCTCCTGCACATAATCCAGCCCTTTCAGGTTGAGTGCGATTCGTACCCGAAAGGCTGCGCTGGAGCGCCAGTAATCGTATAACTTGTACTGCCTCATATCAGTCATCCCTATTTTACTATTCTGGTTATCAATCCTGTTCTCCCGGCGCTTGCAACACCCGCTGCACAATGGCCCCGAAAATTGAAACGCCATCCGGATCCAGCATTTCAATTCGGATCTGGTCCCCGAAACGCAGAAACGGCGTTATCGGTGCGCCGGTTTCGATGGTTTCAATCATGCGCACTTCGGCAAGACAGCTCGAGCCCACGGAGCGGTCCCGATTCGACACCGTACCGGAACCAATAATTGTGCCCGCAGCAAGGGGGCGAGTTCGGGCAGCATGAGCAATCAGCGTGGGAAAGTCAAAAACCATGTCCACGCCAGCATCGGGCTGTCCCAGGAGTGAGTCATTCACCCAGGAGCACAGGGGTAAATGCAATTTGTGTCCATCCCAGCATTCACCCAGTTCATCGGGTGTGACGGCCACGGGAGAGAAGGCACTGGAGGGCTTACTCTGAAAGAAACCAAATCCTTTGGCTAACTCACCCGGTATCAGACTGCGCAATGATACATCGTTAACCAGCAAGACCAGTCGAATCAACTTCCCCGCTGCAGACGCATCAATTCCCATTGGAACCTCATCCGTAATCACCGCGACCTCCGCTTCGAGATCAATTCCCCAGGATTCCGAAGCGGCCACAATGGGATCACAGGGCCCAAGAAACTTGTCACTACCACCTTGATACATCAGTGGATCGCTCCAGAATGACTCCGGCATCGTCGCGCCTCGCGCCTTGCGAACCAATTCGACATGATTGACATAGGCGCTGCCATCGGCCCATTGGTAGGCACGAGGCAGCGGTGAGGCACAGCGTTGCGGATCAAAATCAGCGACGGAGATGTCTGTATTCACTTTGGTATCGCGAGTATTAACTTTAGAATCGCACGTATTCCCGTTGGAACCATCAGCATTAACACGCAGAACGTTCTCCCGCGCTTGCAATAAGGGATAAAGATCCTGCCAGTGATCCAGCAAATACTGCAGGGTTGGCGCAATATCCGACGCAGTTACATAGCGGGATAAGTCTCGGGATACGAGCACCAGCTCGCCATCCCGGGTGTTATTTTTCAAGCTCGCAAGCTTCATCGTGGTCTTCTCCTCGGTTATTCTGCCTGAGACCAGGACTGAGCATACTCGACCCATTCGACCTGACACGCATCCGGCCCGACTTCCAGTGGATCACGGGTATCCACCATCACGGCAACCTCGTCGGTGTCTTTTCGGGCATGGGCCTGGCCTGCCGCAAACGCTTTGGGGTGAGGGCCGTGGGTAAACCCGCTGGGGTGGAATGTCACCATCCCCGGACCAATATTATCCCGACTGAAAAAATTTCCCTGATGATAGAAAATGACTTCGTCAAAATCATCGTTATTGTGAAAAAACGGTACTTTCAACGCTCCTGGATCTGACTCGATGGGTCGGGGCACAAACGTACACACCACAAATCGGGCAGCAACAAAGGTACTGTGGGCCGAGGGTGGCAGATGATAGCGATGGGAGGCAACAGGCCGAATATCCCGCCAGTTAATTCGAACCACCGACAGGTCTCCATGCCAGCCCAAGGCGTCCAGCGGGTTGAAGGGGTAGGTGATCCATGACAATGCATTTTGTTTTTTCACCTGCACCCGCCATTCACGTTCGTCCTGCTGAGCCAGAAATTCGGGATTGATTTCCGGAACATCCAGCATCATTGGATCAAAAATCGCATGGGGACCCAATACGCCCTTATCCGGTAATTGATAACTGTCCTGAGTCGCTTCGATCAGTAGCAGCGTCATGGTGCGTTCCGGCTCCAACCGCCATTGGGTACCCCGGGGGATCACCAAA contains these protein-coding regions:
- a CDS encoding substrate-binding periplasmic protein codes for the protein MKTYALHTLLLSCSVLFADISHAEKPVTPCETLRVTGNPDYPPALWRSKKDPKKLIGIAVEVLSEALAPEHIEVKSLHVGAWSRSQEQARSGAIDMLTGAFITDERQTYMDYVKPPFMEMPSVIWVKQNTAFKFDGWSDLKGKLGVTLINNSFGQKFDQFAAEHLEITGVRTAEQVFRLVGLGRMDYGLYELYQGKAIAQVSDAMKGVRHLDPPVSSEGLYYALSKSSVCNTPKLRFYLNRKIAELVEAGLPTKLEAKYLELWKQESLK
- a CDS encoding crotonase/enoyl-CoA hydratase family protein; this translates as MSDLLTYTVQNKVATITLHNGKVNAFSHQLIDDFNAALDQAEQDQAVVVITGQPGILSGGYDLTVMKESMEAAMALVKKGSTLSRRLLSFPTPVVVACTGHAVAKGAFILLSADVRIGAEGPYKIGLNEVAIGMVMHHAGVELARARLPDAYFNRSVICAEMFDPKGAVAAGFLDKVVPEDQVLATATALAQQLSQLDMRAHKGTKLKAREAFLATLDRAIELDVGGSL
- the maiA gene encoding maleylacetoacetate isomerase — encoded protein: MRQYKLYDYWRSSAAFRVRIALNLKGLDYVQESVHLVRDGGEQHQAAFHSLNPQERVPVLEVLEPGRGDAPPVLVTQSLTIIEYLNEQSPEPSIYPADLSLKSKVHAFAQAIACDIHPLNNLSVLQYLQSPLQISAEQQQAWYEHWIATGFRALEETLQPFIGLGSYCFGPDPTLADIMLVPQAYNAHRFKCSMETYPRINQIYESCLQHEAFSRALPENQPDAPE
- a CDS encoding DMT family transporter — translated: MATLTKDAIGSTRDSTQKSSPNLIIHGLMVLVIVLVATSFPIGAAITHGLPPDVMMMLRFFTAAALFAPFVLLQHGLQLPSGKSLFGYSMLSIPLVTCFWTMFEALRYTTAVNTGAIYTLVPAITAIFAFFLNNERASRRRSIGLLLGTTGALWIVFRGNLAALIGLDLNYGDLIFMGGITCMSFYSSMIKHVYRGEPMVVMTFWVILTGGIWLLCLSANTLSEIEWSAVDPKVYGGILYLSVFTTLTTFFLIQYGTVKIGPTKVAAYGFLNPIFVLLMTTLLGTHQFTWAYVPGVVLVVLAMGLIQTEGSTQ
- a CDS encoding fumarylacetoacetate hydrolase family protein, yielding MKLASLKNNTRDGELVLVSRDLSRYVTASDIAPTLQYLLDHWQDLYPLLQARENVLRVNADGSNGNTCDSKVNTRDTKVNTDISVADFDPQRCASPLPRAYQWADGSAYVNHVELVRKARGATMPESFWSDPLMYQGGSDKFLGPCDPIVAASESWGIDLEAEVAVITDEVPMGIDASAAGKLIRLVLLVNDVSLRSLIPGELAKGFGFFQSKPSSAFSPVAVTPDELGECWDGHKLHLPLCSWVNDSLLGQPDAGVDMVFDFPTLIAHAARTRPLAAGTIIGSGTVSNRDRSVGSSCLAEVRMIETIETGAPITPFLRFGDQIRIEMLDPDGVSIFGAIVQRVLQAPGEQD
- a CDS encoding homogentisate 1,2-dioxygenase, translating into MRNWIRFPHQEGKVSRQAHADLPEEAPYEREAGRSGFFGPATHFHHRHPPTAWTNWDGPLRPRAFDLNRLSLCKSSPFDAPLVLHNPCCQYRIWQCEGAMPHLVRNADGDDLLFVHQGQGALFCDYGHLTVHEGDYLVIPRGTQWRLEPERTMTLLLIEATQDSYQLPDKGVLGPHAIFDPMMLDVPEINPEFLAQQDEREWRVQVKKQNALSWITYPFNPLDALGWHGDLSVVRINWRDIRPVASHRYHLPPSAHSTFVAARFVVCTFVPRPIESDPGALKVPFFHNNDDFDEVIFYHQGNFFSRDNIGPGMVTFHPSGFTHGPHPKAFAAGQAHARKDTDEVAVMVDTRDPLEVGPDACQVEWVEYAQSWSQAE
- a CDS encoding LysR family transcriptional regulator; this translates as MDSFGAYPVFVTVIEMGGFSPAAIKLGISKSAVSKRITQLEEHLGVKLLHRTTRKLSLTEAGEYFYHHARIASQAAQDAEDAVAQLQGDPQGRLRISIPMSFGRMYIAPIVPEFLRRYPKISLELVLDDKFTDLIGDGFDLAVRLGDLKDSSLVAKKLTYLRNILCASPEYLSANGIPVRLEDLKQHNCLAFSYSQDVREWYFSKNNVTRAIEISGNYQVNNSEALREAMIQGVGIGRLPSFVANPEIKAGRLVSLFDEYEMPGKSMYAVYSQRQFLPAKVRVFINFMAENFGEAIPFWDKNMD
- a CDS encoding LysR family transcriptional regulator, which encodes MYEAIVVWLQVLESGSFSAAGRVLGMAPSSISRQIDKLEREFSATLLHRTTHTVTVTEAGQKLIPHGQAMVAAWQQAQGELCQGHQEPCGLLRISVFESFGHRYITPLVPAFLTRYPKVKIALDISNRMVDLHRENVDLAIRTGVLQDSNLRARPLVCGESIVVASPDYLKRQGIPQHPAELKGHNCLTLDRQRQTTHWYFAQERHTLKVPVAGNLMAVGGDPLYRAACEGLGITALLSWMVADGLQDGRLQQIFPDWKVSVTESPQFGINAVYLQDKYERPALRAFIDYLVEALPFDATGL
- a CDS encoding nitroreductase family protein, with product MRTLEAIAQRRSIKHFQPNQAMPEQDVQQLLNAAQQAPTSFNIQHGRIIRVTDPALRIKLQEAAWGQAQVTEASELWALCADVDAWKKAPQRYWQTVDADKQQFIVNMLTDFYSGKEQLQRDEAIRSCGIIGQTVMLAAKDLGYDSCPMIGFDADAVADLIQLPEDHVVGMLIAIGTASESAWPRGGFIPQDEVVFENTF